A region of Thioalbus denitrificans DNA encodes the following proteins:
- the queF gene encoding preQ(1) synthase translates to MSTQPSKDLETFPNPAPERDYTIRIRVPEFTCLCPKTGQPDFATLQLEYVPHDRCVELKSLKLYVWSFREEGAFHEAVTNRILADLVEACEPRFMRLTAEFNVRGGVYTTVVAEHRSDSWVAPSPVTLP, encoded by the coding sequence ATGTCCACCCAGCCCAGCAAAGACCTCGAAACCTTCCCCAACCCGGCGCCCGAGCGTGACTACACCATCCGCATCCGGGTCCCGGAGTTCACCTGCCTGTGCCCCAAGACCGGCCAGCCCGACTTCGCCACCCTGCAGCTGGAGTACGTGCCCCATGACCGCTGCGTGGAGCTGAAGTCCCTCAAGCTCTACGTCTGGTCCTTCCGGGAGGAAGGCGCGTTCCACGAGGCGGTGACCAATCGCATCCTCGCCGACCTGGTGGAGGCCTGCGAACCCCGCTTCATGCGCCTGACCGCGGAGTTCAACGTCCGCGGCGGCGTCTACACCACCGTGGTGGCCGAGCACCGCAGCGACAGCTGGGTGGCCCCGAGCCCCGTCACCCTGCCTTGA
- the smc gene encoding chromosome segregation protein SMC translates to MRLKKIKLAGFKSFVDPTTVHIPSNLVGVVGPNGCGKSNVIDAVRWVMGESSAKNLRGDSMTDVIFNGSTSRKPVGQASIELVFDNTENKLGGQYAQFNEISIKRLVSRDGQSNYYLNGARCRRRDITDIFLGTGLGPRSYSIIEQGMISRLVEAKPVELRVFFEEAAGISKYKERRRETENRMSHTRDNLDRLNDLREELDKQLHHLQRQARAAERYKELKQEERLLRAQLQALRWRSLDQAVGESEQAIRAADTRLEGEIARLRSVDSEMEKLRAAHTEAGDTLSEVQGRFYGLGADIARVEQAIQHNRERRAELDNDLKQAERVWQDLQHHLETDQRRIGEFETRLAGLDPALEEAREAEEISALRLGEAEESMQTWQAEWDAFTESSSTPSQRAQVERTRIQHLEQQIHTHQHRLGRLDQERAALSPGDLELEIARLEAEQEKLDEEMERLQARLAEVNGSITARREQNRHITTELDTARSRQQQLRGRHASLEALQQAALGKGSGAAAEWLRRQGLEGRQRLAEGLRVSEGWEPAVETVLGHNLQAVCVDGLASVADALESLGKGRLTFFDTATAAAGSGAARAGAVPLASLVRAPWPLESLLDGVHAVEDLAAALALHGELGPRESVITRDGLWLGRGWLRVSREQDEQAGVLAREQELERLEAELDRVSELTAELAESLEQGRETLRGLEEQRDTLQHDATQLGRRHADLRAQLSGRQARLEQFRSRLERIESEIVEGREHIAQSEREVNEARGALETALEAMAEHEARREAQVARRDALRAQLQEARQRAAGDRDKVHQLALETRSLHTQVDSTRRGLERMEAQLEGLAERREALLRQLTECESPITDLNRELEQLLDRRLQVEKELSAARAGLEGIEHQLRELESSRGGTDQRVAEVRAELEQARMRWQELKVRRQTLEEQVIQGGFEVQPLLEELPETAAEAEWEQSLEQVNNRIQRLGPINLAAIDEYKVQSERKTYLDSQHADLTEALETLENAIRRIDRETRTRFRETFDKVNDGLKQMFPRLFGGGHAYLELTGEDVLDAGVSIMARPPGKRNSTIHLLSGGEKALTAVALVFSIFELNPAPFCMLDEVDAPLDDANVGRFCTMVKEMSERVQFVFITHNKTTMEMAQHLSGVTMQEPGVSRLVSVDVQEAVALAAS, encoded by the coding sequence ATGCGCCTGAAGAAGATCAAGCTCGCCGGCTTCAAGTCCTTCGTGGACCCCACCACCGTGCACATCCCCAGCAACCTGGTGGGTGTCGTGGGCCCGAACGGCTGCGGCAAGTCCAACGTCATCGACGCGGTGCGCTGGGTGATGGGCGAGTCCTCCGCCAAGAACCTGCGCGGCGACTCGATGACCGACGTCATCTTCAACGGCTCCACCTCCCGCAAGCCGGTGGGGCAGGCCTCCATCGAGCTGGTGTTCGACAACACCGAGAACAAGCTCGGCGGCCAGTACGCCCAGTTCAACGAGATCTCCATCAAGCGCCTGGTGTCCCGCGACGGCCAGTCCAACTACTACCTGAACGGCGCCCGCTGCCGGCGGCGCGACATCACCGACATCTTCCTCGGTACCGGCCTGGGACCGCGCAGCTACTCCATCATCGAGCAGGGCATGATCTCCCGCCTGGTGGAGGCCAAGCCGGTGGAGTTGCGGGTGTTTTTCGAGGAGGCCGCGGGCATCTCCAAGTACAAGGAGCGCCGCCGCGAGACCGAGAACCGGATGAGCCATACCCGGGACAACCTCGATCGCCTCAACGACCTGCGCGAGGAGCTCGACAAGCAGCTGCACCATCTCCAGCGCCAGGCCCGCGCCGCCGAGCGCTACAAGGAGCTCAAGCAGGAGGAGCGGCTGCTGCGCGCACAGCTGCAGGCGCTGCGCTGGCGCAGTCTTGACCAGGCGGTGGGCGAGAGCGAGCAGGCCATCCGCGCGGCCGATACCCGGCTGGAAGGGGAGATTGCCCGCCTGCGCTCCGTGGACAGCGAGATGGAGAAGCTGCGCGCCGCCCACACCGAGGCCGGCGACACCCTCTCCGAGGTGCAGGGCCGCTTCTACGGCCTGGGCGCGGACATCGCCCGCGTGGAGCAGGCCATCCAGCACAACCGCGAACGCCGCGCCGAGCTGGACAACGACCTGAAGCAGGCCGAGCGGGTCTGGCAGGATCTGCAGCATCACCTCGAGACCGATCAGCGCCGCATCGGGGAGTTCGAGACCCGCCTCGCCGGGCTGGATCCGGCCCTGGAGGAGGCCCGCGAGGCGGAGGAGATCTCGGCCCTGCGGCTGGGCGAGGCCGAGGAGTCGATGCAGACCTGGCAGGCGGAGTGGGACGCCTTCACCGAGAGCTCATCCACCCCGTCCCAGCGCGCCCAGGTGGAGCGGACCCGGATCCAGCACCTGGAACAGCAGATTCATACCCACCAGCACCGGCTCGGCCGGCTCGACCAGGAGCGGGCGGCGCTCAGCCCCGGCGACCTGGAACTGGAGATCGCCCGCCTGGAGGCGGAGCAGGAGAAGCTGGACGAGGAGATGGAGCGGCTCCAGGCCCGCCTCGCCGAGGTGAACGGTTCCATCACCGCCCGCCGGGAGCAGAACCGCCACATCACCACCGAGCTCGACACGGCGCGCAGCCGCCAGCAGCAGCTGCGCGGCCGCCACGCCTCCCTCGAGGCCCTGCAGCAGGCGGCCCTCGGCAAGGGTTCGGGCGCCGCCGCGGAGTGGCTGCGCAGGCAGGGCCTGGAGGGGCGCCAGCGCCTGGCCGAGGGGCTTCGGGTCAGCGAAGGTTGGGAGCCGGCCGTGGAAACGGTCCTGGGCCACAACCTGCAGGCGGTCTGCGTGGACGGGCTGGCCTCGGTGGCCGATGCCCTGGAGAGCCTGGGCAAGGGACGGCTCACCTTTTTCGACACGGCCACGGCCGCCGCCGGTTCCGGCGCGGCCCGGGCCGGCGCGGTGCCGCTGGCGAGCCTGGTGCGCGCCCCCTGGCCCCTGGAGTCGCTCCTGGACGGCGTCCATGCGGTGGAAGACCTGGCCGCCGCCCTGGCCCTGCACGGCGAGCTCGGCCCGCGGGAATCGGTGATTACCCGCGACGGCCTCTGGCTGGGGCGGGGCTGGCTGCGGGTCAGCCGCGAACAGGATGAGCAGGCCGGTGTCCTGGCCCGCGAGCAGGAGCTGGAGCGGCTGGAGGCGGAGCTCGACCGGGTCTCCGAGCTGACCGCGGAGCTGGCCGAATCCCTGGAGCAGGGCCGCGAGACGCTGCGCGGGCTGGAGGAGCAGCGCGACACGCTGCAGCATGACGCCACCCAGCTCGGCCGCCGCCATGCCGACCTGCGCGCCCAGCTGAGCGGCCGCCAGGCGCGGCTGGAGCAGTTCCGATCGCGGCTCGAGCGCATCGAGTCGGAGATCGTCGAGGGCCGCGAGCACATCGCCCAGAGCGAGCGCGAGGTGAACGAGGCCCGCGGCGCCCTGGAGACGGCGCTGGAGGCAATGGCGGAGCACGAGGCCCGGCGCGAGGCGCAGGTGGCCCGGCGCGATGCGTTGCGGGCCCAGCTGCAGGAGGCGCGGCAGCGTGCCGCCGGCGACCGCGACAAGGTGCACCAGCTGGCGCTGGAAACCCGCTCCCTGCACACCCAGGTGGATTCCACCCGCCGGGGGCTGGAGCGCATGGAGGCGCAGCTGGAAGGGCTGGCGGAACGGCGCGAGGCGCTGCTGCGCCAGCTCACCGAGTGCGAGTCGCCCATCACCGATCTGAACCGGGAGCTGGAGCAGCTGCTGGACCGGCGCCTGCAGGTGGAGAAGGAGCTGAGCGCGGCGCGCGCCGGGCTGGAAGGCATCGAGCATCAGCTGCGCGAGCTGGAATCCTCCCGCGGCGGCACCGATCAGCGGGTGGCCGAGGTGCGCGCGGAGCTGGAGCAGGCGCGCATGCGCTGGCAGGAGCTGAAGGTGCGTCGGCAGACCCTGGAGGAGCAGGTGATCCAGGGCGGCTTCGAGGTCCAGCCCCTGCTGGAGGAGCTGCCGGAAACGGCCGCGGAGGCCGAGTGGGAGCAGTCCCTGGAGCAGGTGAACAACCGGATCCAGCGCCTGGGGCCCATCAACCTGGCCGCCATCGACGAGTACAAGGTCCAGTCGGAGCGCAAGACCTATCTCGATTCGCAGCACGCGGACCTGACCGAGGCGCTCGAGACCCTGGAAAACGCCATCCGCAGGATCGACCGCGAGACCCGCACCCGCTTCCGGGAAACCTTCGACAAGGTCAACGACGGGCTCAAGCAGATGTTCCCGCGCCTGTTCGGCGGGGGACACGCCTACCTGGAGCTGACCGGGGAGGACGTGCTCGACGCGGGCGTATCCATCATGGCCAGGCCGCCGGGCAAGCGCAACAGCACCATCCACCTGCTCTCCGGCGGCGAGAAGGCGCTGACCGCCGTTGCGCTGGTGTTCTCCATCTTCGAGCTCAACCCGGCTCCCTTCTGTATGCTCGACGAGGTGGACGCACCGCTGGACGACGCCAACGTGGGGCGTTTCTGCACCATGGTCAAGGAGATGTCGGAGCGGGTACAGTTCGTATTCATCACCCACAACAAGACCACCATGGAGATGGCCCAGCACCTCTCCGGGGTCACGATGCAGGAGCCGGGCGTTTCGCGCCTGGTTTCGGTGGACGTGCAGGAAGCGGTCGCCCTGGCCGCCTCCTGA
- the cysZ gene encoding sulfate transporter CysZ: protein MPGNPVTGAGALLRGFGLILRPGLRRYVIVPLAINIALFGAGIWYAFSWLEALSAWVQGYLPGWLDWLTWLLWPLFIISALLLVFYGFSLLANLVAAPFNGLLAERVELLLTGRTAADGGGWRKALAEFLPMLANELRKLLYMAAWSLPFLLLFVIPVINLAAPFLWLAFSAWMLALEYTDYPMGNHGIGFRDLRRRLRRQRLLSLGFGGAVLAGTVIPLVNLVVMPAAVAGATALWVEKYSKEGE, encoded by the coding sequence ATGCCCGGAAATCCCGTCACCGGCGCCGGCGCCCTGCTCCGGGGGTTCGGACTGATTCTCCGTCCCGGCCTGCGCCGCTACGTGATCGTGCCGCTGGCCATCAACATCGCGCTCTTCGGCGCCGGCATCTGGTATGCCTTCAGCTGGCTGGAAGCGCTCTCGGCCTGGGTCCAGGGCTACCTGCCCGGCTGGCTCGACTGGCTCACCTGGCTGCTCTGGCCCCTGTTCATCATCAGCGCCCTGCTGCTGGTCTTCTACGGCTTCTCCCTGCTGGCGAACCTCGTCGCCGCCCCCTTCAACGGGCTGCTGGCGGAGCGGGTGGAGCTGCTGCTCACCGGCAGGACGGCCGCTGATGGCGGCGGCTGGCGCAAGGCACTGGCCGAATTCCTGCCCATGCTGGCCAACGAGCTGCGCAAGCTGCTCTACATGGCGGCCTGGAGCCTGCCCTTCCTGCTGCTGTTCGTCATCCCGGTCATCAACCTCGCCGCGCCGTTCCTGTGGCTCGCCTTCAGCGCCTGGATGCTGGCGCTGGAGTACACCGACTATCCCATGGGCAACCACGGCATCGGCTTCCGCGACCTGCGCCGCCGCCTGCGCCGGCAGCGCCTGCTCTCCCTGGGCTTCGGCGGCGCCGTCCTGGCCGGCACGGTCATCCCGCTGGTGAACCTGGTGGTGATGCCCGCCGCGGTGGCCGGCGCCACGGCGCTATGGGTGGAAAAGTACTCGAAGGAAGGAGAGTAA